The Mesorhizobium sp. B1-1-8 genome contains a region encoding:
- a CDS encoding DUF1127 domain-containing protein has product MSEIALKCHTTSKSPLPLWLRAAFDWLRQARIATTLAHESLDDLSDRQLRDIGVERHDIAKAMDRELGRIGLLGSGWQQPRR; this is encoded by the coding sequence ATGTCTGAGATCGCTCTGAAGTGCCACACCACCTCGAAATCGCCCCTCCCGCTCTGGCTGCGCGCGGCATTCGACTGGTTGCGCCAGGCACGAATTGCCACCACGCTTGCCCACGAATCCCTCGACGATCTTTCCGACCGCCAGCTGCGCGACATCGGCGTCGAACGCCACGACATCGCAAAGGCCATGGACCGGGAGCTTGGCCGGATCGGACTGCTTGGCTCGGGCTGGCAGCAGCCGAGGCGGTAG
- the gcvA gene encoding transcriptional regulator GcvA: MSRLLPGTRALRTFEAAARHLNFTRAADELGLTPAAVSHQIKEIEDQLDLVLFTRTSRTIRLTEAGTVLLEASVDALDLLNRAVSRARKMNRGRSLLKVTLDAQFATKWLMRRVDDFRKQRPGIELRFDITYDVRDFELDDVDVGIRFGAGKYPGLCADRLFENMIIPVCSPALLASGPPLKEPRDLFHHTLAHIEWSRQGVTWPNWRMWMQAAGVDDFDDSRTLVFRNSTDATQAALDGNAVALADFAMVANDLSQGRLVRPFELGIRVASEFAYFLVYPQAVKDDARIVAFREWLLEEVAKTPT; this comes from the coding sequence ATGTCCCGTCTGCTGCCCGGAACGCGCGCGCTGAGGACGTTCGAGGCAGCGGCCAGGCACCTCAATTTCACCCGCGCCGCCGACGAGCTCGGGCTGACGCCGGCGGCGGTCAGCCACCAGATCAAGGAAATCGAGGATCAGCTCGACCTGGTGCTGTTCACCCGCACCAGCCGCACCATCCGGTTGACGGAAGCGGGGACTGTGCTGCTCGAGGCTTCGGTCGATGCGCTCGACCTGCTCAACCGGGCGGTGTCACGCGCGCGCAAGATGAACCGCGGCAGGTCGCTGCTGAAAGTGACGCTCGACGCGCAGTTCGCGACAAAGTGGCTGATGCGGCGTGTCGACGACTTTCGCAAGCAAAGGCCGGGCATCGAGCTTCGCTTCGACATCACTTACGATGTGCGCGACTTCGAGCTGGACGATGTCGATGTCGGCATCCGTTTCGGCGCCGGCAAATATCCGGGGCTTTGCGCCGATCGGCTGTTCGAAAACATGATCATCCCGGTGTGCAGCCCGGCTTTGCTCGCTTCGGGTCCGCCGCTGAAGGAACCGCGCGATCTTTTCCACCACACGCTCGCCCACATCGAATGGTCACGCCAGGGCGTGACATGGCCGAACTGGCGCATGTGGATGCAGGCGGCCGGCGTCGACGATTTCGATGACAGCCGCACGCTTGTCTTCAGGAACTCGACCGATGCCACGCAGGCGGCGCTCGACGGCAACGCGGTGGCGCTCGCCGATTTCGCCATGGTCGCCAACGACCTTTCGCAGGGCAGGCTGGTGCGGCCCTTCGAGCTTGGCATCAGGGTCGCCTCGGAATTCGCCTATTTCCTGGTCTATCCGCAAGCAGTGAAAGACGACGCACGCATCGTCGCCTTTCGCGAATGGCTGCTCGAAGAGGTGGCGAAGACGCCTACCTGA
- a CDS encoding DUF1761 domain-containing protein, with translation MDFSTVNWLAVIVAAVVAWLFGAAWYMGLSKPWLKAAKLDPATMKRSPVPFIVSFIAELIMALVMTLVIGAITAGEPSLPAGLIFGFVLWLGFVATTLSVNHRYEGFGWDLTLIDAGHWLGVLLIIGAVIGWFGPPASAG, from the coding sequence ATGGATTTTTCAACGGTGAACTGGCTGGCGGTGATCGTTGCCGCCGTCGTGGCGTGGCTGTTCGGCGCCGCGTGGTACATGGGCTTGAGCAAGCCCTGGCTGAAGGCCGCGAAGCTCGACCCGGCAACCATGAAACGCTCGCCCGTTCCATTCATCGTCAGCTTCATTGCCGAATTGATCATGGCGCTGGTCATGACCCTGGTGATCGGCGCCATAACAGCCGGTGAGCCGAGCCTGCCCGCCGGGCTGATCTTCGGCTTCGTGCTCTGGCTGGGCTTTGTCGCCACCACGCTCTCGGTCAACCACCGCTATGAAGGCTTCGGCTGGGACCTGACGCTCATCGATGCCGGCCATTGGCTGGGCGTGCTGCTTATCATCGGCGCCGTGATCGGCTGGTTCGGCCCGCCGGCATCTGCGGGCTGA
- a CDS encoding class I SAM-dependent methyltransferase, with amino-acid sequence MERGLPHGRPRPGPVTRLTPKNAKKFILDNTALMAPPHVPEVLLHLADEAHDLWLRTEAELAEIGLPPPFWAFAWAGGQGLARYVLDHPAIVRGKTVLDFASGSGMVAIAAVKAGAAEVIAADIDPFCETVITLNLEANGVNADFLDADCIDADGGWDVVLAGDVFYDKPLAGRLMPWFTSLKARGADILVGDPGRAYLPKKGLQALAVYQVPVTRVLEDAEVKRTTVWRWASDAPA; translated from the coding sequence ATGGAAAGAGGTTTGCCGCATGGGCGGCCTCGACCCGGCCCCGTGACCAGGCTGACGCCGAAAAACGCGAAGAAATTCATCCTCGACAACACGGCGCTGATGGCGCCGCCGCATGTGCCTGAAGTGCTGCTGCATCTTGCCGACGAGGCGCATGATTTGTGGCTGCGCACCGAGGCGGAGCTGGCCGAGATCGGCCTGCCGCCGCCCTTCTGGGCTTTTGCCTGGGCCGGCGGACAGGGCCTTGCCCGCTATGTGCTCGACCACCCGGCGATAGTGCGCGGAAAAACCGTGCTCGACTTCGCCTCTGGCTCCGGCATGGTCGCGATAGCCGCCGTGAAGGCCGGCGCGGCGGAAGTGATCGCCGCCGATATCGACCCCTTTTGCGAAACGGTGATCACGCTCAACCTGGAAGCCAATGGCGTCAACGCCGATTTCCTGGATGCAGACTGCATCGATGCGGATGGCGGCTGGGACGTCGTGCTCGCCGGCGACGTCTTCTACGACAAGCCGTTGGCCGGCCGGCTGATGCCATGGTTCACCAGCCTGAAGGCGCGAGGCGCCGACATCCTCGTCGGCGATCCCGGCCGCGCCTATCTGCCGAAGAAGGGATTGCAGGCGCTCGCCGTCTATCAGGTGCCGGTGACGCGCGTGCTGGAGGATGCCGAGGTCAAGCGCACCACCGTCTGGCGATGGGCTTCCGATGCGCCGGCTTGA
- a CDS encoding EVE domain-containing protein, with protein sequence MNYWLFKSEPSVFSFEALKAKGKAGTQWDGVRNYAARNNMKAMRIGDLGFFYHSNEGLDIVGIAEVCALAHPDTTTDDPRWECVDIRAVRDVPNPPTLEEVKANPKLADMALVRLGRLSVQPVTPAEWKEVCRMGGLDPAP encoded by the coding sequence ATGAACTACTGGCTGTTCAAGTCCGAACCCTCGGTCTTCTCCTTCGAGGCGCTGAAGGCGAAAGGCAAGGCCGGCACGCAGTGGGACGGCGTGCGCAATTACGCCGCCCGCAACAACATGAAGGCGATGCGGATCGGCGATCTCGGCTTCTTTTACCATTCCAATGAAGGGCTCGACATCGTCGGTATCGCCGAGGTCTGCGCGCTCGCCCATCCCGACACCACAACCGACGATCCGCGCTGGGAATGCGTCGACATCCGCGCCGTCAGGGACGTGCCGAACCCGCCGACGCTGGAAGAGGTCAAGGCCAATCCGAAGCTGGCCGACATGGCGCTGGTGCGGCTCGGCCGGCTTTCCGTGCAGCCGGTGACGCCGGCCGAATGGAAAGAGGTTTGCCGCATGGGCGGCCTCGACCCGGCCCCGTGA
- a CDS encoding YciI-like protein: protein MLFALICKDKPGSLQLRLDTRPAHVAFLEGLIGEGRLAFAGPLLDADGKPNGTLAVIEAPDMAAAQALSAADPYAEAGLFESVEIRPWNWIFNKPAAS from the coding sequence ATGCTGTTTGCGTTGATTTGCAAGGACAAGCCCGGCAGCCTGCAGCTGCGTCTCGACACGCGGCCCGCCCATGTCGCCTTCCTGGAAGGCCTGATCGGCGAAGGCAGGCTGGCCTTCGCCGGCCCGCTCCTCGACGCCGACGGCAAGCCGAACGGCACGCTGGCAGTGATCGAGGCGCCGGACATGGCCGCCGCGCAGGCCCTGTCGGCGGCGGATCCCTACGCCGAGGCCGGCCTGTTCGAGAGCGTCGAAATCCGCCCGTGGAACTGGATTTTCAACAAGCCGGCGGCTAGTTAA
- a CDS encoding NAD(P)H-dependent glycerol-3-phosphate dehydrogenase encodes MIESGRSPTNGWRVAVLGGGAWGTALALAMLRAGHDVQLYARDEETVAAIGRGENTRYLPGITITSGVFATSDIAAALDRVDCVLAVTPAQSLRAVLDVARGHVPQGVPVVLCAKGIERDTGFLLSSIVEEGLPDNPVAALSGPSFATDVARGLPTAVVVAARNGELAAELAARFSAENLRCYSSDDLVGVEIGGALKNVFAIAAGAVTGAGLGASAQAAMVTRGFVELRRLGAAFGARPETLMGLSGLGDLLLTCSSAQSRNFAYGLALGQGKPLAGLPLAEGVPTAAIAARIAAERGIEAPIISAVAAILDGKVTIGQAVTALMTRPLKTETDI; translated from the coding sequence ATGATCGAGAGCGGCAGGAGCCCCACAAACGGCTGGCGCGTCGCCGTGCTGGGCGGCGGCGCCTGGGGCACGGCGCTGGCGCTGGCCATGCTGCGGGCTGGCCACGACGTCCAGCTTTATGCGCGCGATGAAGAAACGGTCGCCGCCATCGGCCGGGGCGAAAATACGCGCTATCTGCCCGGCATCACCATCACATCCGGCGTCTTTGCCACAAGCGATATCGCCGCCGCCCTCGACAGGGTCGACTGCGTGCTGGCGGTGACGCCGGCGCAATCCTTGCGCGCGGTTCTGGATGTCGCTCGCGGCCATGTCCCTCAAGGGGTACCGGTGGTTCTCTGCGCCAAGGGCATCGAGCGCGACACCGGCTTCCTGCTGTCCTCGATTGTCGAGGAAGGCCTGCCGGACAATCCGGTGGCAGCGCTTTCCGGTCCGAGCTTTGCGACGGATGTGGCGCGCGGCCTGCCGACGGCCGTCGTCGTCGCTGCCCGGAACGGAGAATTAGCGGCCGAGCTTGCCGCCCGTTTTTCGGCCGAAAACCTGCGCTGCTACTCCAGCGACGACCTCGTCGGCGTCGAGATCGGCGGCGCGCTGAAGAACGTCTTTGCCATCGCCGCCGGGGCCGTCACCGGCGCCGGGCTCGGCGCCAGCGCCCAGGCCGCCATGGTGACGCGCGGCTTCGTCGAGCTGCGCCGTCTCGGCGCCGCCTTCGGCGCCAGGCCGGAGACGCTGATGGGGCTTTCCGGCCTCGGCGACCTTTTGCTCACCTGTTCGTCAGCGCAGTCGCGCAATTTCGCCTATGGCCTGGCGCTCGGTCAGGGCAAGCCGCTTGCCGGCCTGCCGCTGGCGGAAGGCGTGCCGACGGCCGCGATCGCCGCCCGAATCGCTGCCGAGCGCGGCATCGAGGCGCCGATCATTTCGGCCGTCGCCGCCATCCTCGACGGCAAGGTGACCATCGGCCAGGCGGTGACGGCGCTGATGACACGGCCGCTCAAGACCGAAACCGACATCTGA
- the tsaD gene encoding tRNA (adenosine(37)-N6)-threonylcarbamoyltransferase complex transferase subunit TsaD, with amino-acid sequence MRVLGIETSCDETAASVVALDGGSAPEILSNVVLSQIEEHAAFGGVVPEIAARAHVEALDGIIEAALADSAVSLDEVDAIAATAGPGLVGGLIVGLMTAKAIASAANKPLIAINHLEGHALTARLTNGLDFPYLLLLVSGGHTQIVAVRGVGDYQRWATTIDDALGEAFDKTAKMLGLPYPGGPNVEKAAASGDASRFAFPRPMKGSAQPDFSFSGLKTAVRQAATAIAPLSDQDVADICASFQAAVADALGDRVARALARFRREFPDKAKPALVVAGGVAANRTVKATLEGLCTEAGFDFVAPPQKLCTDNAAMIAWAGIERLRAGMAGENADSFVPRSRWPLDSVSAPMVGSGRRGAKA; translated from the coding sequence ATCCGCGTTCTGGGCATCGAGACGAGTTGCGACGAGACGGCAGCCAGTGTGGTGGCGCTGGACGGTGGTTCCGCGCCTGAAATCCTGTCGAACGTCGTGCTCAGCCAGATCGAGGAACACGCCGCTTTCGGCGGTGTCGTGCCCGAGATCGCCGCCCGCGCCCATGTCGAGGCGCTCGATGGCATTATCGAGGCAGCCCTTGCCGATTCCGCCGTCTCGCTGGACGAGGTCGACGCGATTGCCGCGACGGCCGGCCCGGGCCTCGTCGGCGGGCTGATCGTCGGCCTGATGACGGCCAAAGCGATCGCTTCCGCCGCGAACAAGCCGCTGATTGCTATCAACCACCTCGAAGGCCATGCGCTGACGGCGCGGCTCACCAACGGGCTCGACTTCCCCTACCTGCTGCTGCTGGTCTCCGGCGGCCACACCCAGATCGTCGCCGTGCGCGGCGTCGGCGACTACCAGCGCTGGGCGACGACCATCGACGATGCGCTGGGCGAAGCCTTCGACAAGACGGCCAAGATGCTCGGCCTGCCCTATCCCGGCGGCCCGAATGTCGAGAAGGCCGCCGCCTCCGGCGATGCCAGCCGCTTTGCCTTCCCGCGCCCGATGAAAGGCTCGGCGCAGCCCGACTTCTCCTTTTCCGGCCTGAAGACGGCGGTGCGCCAGGCGGCAACGGCGATCGCCCCTTTGAGCGACCAGGATGTCGCCGACATCTGCGCCTCCTTCCAGGCGGCGGTGGCGGATGCGCTGGGCGACCGCGTTGCGCGGGCGCTCGCGCGCTTTCGTCGGGAATTCCCCGACAAGGCGAAGCCCGCCTTGGTGGTCGCCGGCGGCGTTGCCGCCAACCGGACGGTCAAGGCGACGCTCGAAGGCCTCTGCACCGAGGCCGGCTTCGACTTTGTCGCGCCGCCGCAAAAGCTCTGCACCGACAATGCGGCGATGATCGCCTGGGCCGGCATCGAGCGGCTGCGCGCCGGCATGGCCGGCGAGAATGCCGACAGTTTCGTGCCGCGTTCGCGCTGGCCGCTGGACAGTGTTTCCGCCCCTATGGTCGGCTCGGGCCGGCGCGGTGCCAAGGCATGA